A single genomic interval of Sphingobium sp. EM0848 harbors:
- a CDS encoding long-chain fatty acid--CoA ligase, producing the protein MRVTHALERAAIVAANRPATIDADRRRNWAEVRDRVARFAGGLQQLGVQPGDRVAILAMNCDCFFEAYFAIPWAGGVMVPLNTRLAQPELAFQLEDAGVDILLYGQEFAEVAGALRGQGSVRTLIGMDGNGAPADHGMDAIILASDAIPAAQQSDADLAGIFYTGGTTGLPKGVMLSHGNLYAMAVNLLMMIQFDEDCVNFHSAPMFHLADIGILFATMAAGTHVFRRSFDADDVLESISEHKVTHCFTVPVMIERLAKHPELERFDIGSLRMLGYGGSSMPAASLDFARSRFPGVDFIQGFGQTEMAAATMLGPKAHRVDADPAKLRSAGHVCLGYEIRIVDEAGREVPRGTVGEIVGRGDNVMMGYWNRPEETADVMRDGWLHTRDAGFMDEDGYIYITDRLKDMIVSGAENVYSIEVENAISHHPAVAESAVIGVPDALWGERVHAVIVLKPGEGEIDIAGLQAFCKQRIASYKCPKSMELRADPLPRSPAGKILKGPLRDAYVARVSAD; encoded by the coding sequence ATGCGCGTAACCCACGCACTTGAACGGGCGGCGATCGTCGCCGCCAACCGGCCCGCCACCATCGATGCAGATCGGCGGCGCAACTGGGCCGAGGTCCGCGATCGCGTCGCCCGTTTCGCAGGTGGATTGCAGCAGTTGGGCGTGCAGCCCGGCGACCGTGTCGCGATCCTGGCGATGAACTGTGATTGTTTCTTCGAGGCCTATTTCGCCATTCCCTGGGCTGGGGGCGTCATGGTGCCGCTCAACACACGCCTTGCCCAGCCTGAACTGGCCTTCCAGCTGGAAGATGCCGGGGTCGACATCCTGCTCTATGGACAGGAGTTTGCGGAGGTCGCGGGGGCACTCCGCGGGCAAGGAAGCGTGCGCACGCTGATCGGCATGGACGGGAACGGCGCGCCTGCCGATCATGGCATGGACGCGATCATCCTGGCGTCGGACGCGATCCCGGCTGCACAGCAGAGTGACGCGGACCTTGCGGGCATCTTCTACACCGGCGGGACGACCGGCCTGCCTAAAGGCGTGATGCTGAGCCATGGCAATCTCTACGCCATGGCGGTCAACCTGCTGATGATGATCCAGTTCGACGAGGATTGTGTCAATTTCCACTCCGCGCCGATGTTCCATCTGGCCGATATCGGCATCCTCTTCGCGACCATGGCGGCGGGCACCCATGTCTTCCGCCGCAGCTTTGACGCCGACGATGTGCTGGAATCGATTTCCGAGCATAAGGTGACCCACTGCTTCACCGTGCCGGTAATGATCGAGCGGCTGGCCAAGCATCCGGAACTGGAGCGGTTCGACATCGGCTCGCTGCGCATGCTGGGCTATGGCGGGTCGTCCATGCCCGCCGCCAGCCTGGATTTCGCGCGCTCGCGCTTTCCCGGCGTCGACTTCATCCAGGGCTTCGGCCAGACCGAAATGGCGGCCGCGACCATGCTGGGACCGAAGGCGCATCGCGTAGACGCCGATCCGGCCAAGCTGCGGTCGGCCGGCCATGTGTGCCTGGGCTACGAGATCCGCATCGTCGACGAGGCTGGCCGGGAAGTGCCGCGCGGCACGGTGGGCGAGATTGTCGGGCGCGGCGACAATGTGATGATGGGATATTGGAACCGTCCGGAGGAAACCGCCGATGTCATGCGCGACGGCTGGCTCCACACCCGCGACGCCGGATTCATGGACGAGGACGGCTATATCTATATCACCGACCGGCTGAAGGACATGATCGTGTCAGGCGCGGAGAATGTCTATTCGATCGAGGTGGAAAATGCGATTTCCCACCACCCCGCCGTTGCCGAAAGTGCCGTGATCGGGGTTCCGGATGCGCTCTGGGGCGAACGCGTCCATGCGGTGATCGTACTGAAGCCCGGCGAGGGAGAGATCGATATTGCGGGCCTGCAGGCCTTTTGCAAACAGCGGATCGCGAGCTACAAATGCCCCAAGAGCATGGAATTGCGCGCCGATCCCCTGCCACGCAGCCCGGCGGGAAAAATATTGAAAGGTCCGCTGCGCGATGCCTATGTGGCGCGGGTGTCCGCCGATTGA